The proteins below come from a single Malus domestica chromosome 03, GDT2T_hap1 genomic window:
- the LOC103419153 gene encoding uncharacterized protein isoform X1 has protein sequence MSVFIHVARGDCNCNSLQLLVEAYIMDAQIQEAVPCRPCIKVEFQLGSETYSVKEHKGILSEQLVSVKEESMRILKDFITRHNVPNDVPDEIVENSSEDDGEILEKPPVKSKKTKFT, from the exons ATGTCTGTCTTCATTCATGTAGCGCGAGGTGACTGCAATTGTAACAGTTTACAGCTACTAGTTGAAGCATA TATCATGGACGCTCAAATTCAAGAAGCAGTCCCTTGTAGGCCTTGTATTAAGGTGGAATTTCAGCTCGGTTCAGAAACATATTCTGTCAAGGAGCACAAGGGCATTCTTTCGGAGCAACTGGTTTCTGTGAAAGAAGAAAGCATGAGAATATTGAAGGACTTCATCACCAGACACAATGTTCCTAATGATGTCCCTGATGAAATTGTTGAAAACTCTTCGGAAGACGATGGTGAAATCCTTGAAAAGCCTCCTGTAAAGTCAAAGAAGACGAAGTTTACTTGA
- the LOC103419153 gene encoding uncharacterized protein isoform X2, with protein sequence MDAQIQEAVPCRPCIKVEFQLGSETYSVKEHKGILSEQLVSVKEESMRILKDFITRHNVPNDVPDEIVENSSEDDGEILEKPPVKSKKTKFT encoded by the coding sequence ATGGACGCTCAAATTCAAGAAGCAGTCCCTTGTAGGCCTTGTATTAAGGTGGAATTTCAGCTCGGTTCAGAAACATATTCTGTCAAGGAGCACAAGGGCATTCTTTCGGAGCAACTGGTTTCTGTGAAAGAAGAAAGCATGAGAATATTGAAGGACTTCATCACCAGACACAATGTTCCTAATGATGTCCCTGATGAAATTGTTGAAAACTCTTCGGAAGACGATGGTGAAATCCTTGAAAAGCCTCCTGTAAAGTCAAAGAAGACGAAGTTTACTTGA
- the LOC103419154 gene encoding ribosomal RNA small subunit methyltransferase-like translates to MAGGKTKKEKARPAGHTPYQGGISFHKSKGQHILKNPLLVDSIVQKSGIKSTDVILEIGPGTGNLTKKLLEAGKRVIAVEIDARMVLELQRRFQGTPHSNRLQVIQGDVLKTELPYFDICVANIPYQISSPLTFKLLKHQPAFRCAIIMFQREFAMRLVAQPGDKLYCRLTVNTQLLSRVSHLLKVGRNNFRPPPKVDSSVVRIEPRKPALQVNQREWDGFLRICFNRKNKTLGSIFRQKSVINLLEKNYKTLQALNPATAQEEDTNDVMEFMDEDMEMDDDGVDDGMEMEVEDGNAEGEISEFKKKVLDVLKKSGFEGERSSKLKLQQFLDLLSQFNKDGIHFS, encoded by the exons ATGGCGGGAGGCAAAACGAAGAAAGAGAAGGCGAGGCCAGCCGGGCACACCCCCTACCAAGGAGGCATTTCGTTCCACAAGTCCAAGGGACAGCATATCCTCAAGAACCCCTTGCTCGTCGACTCTATCGTCCAGAAGTCTGGCATCAAATCCACCGATGTCATCCTCGAGATCGGTCCCGGTACTGGTAATCTCACCAAGAAGCTTCTAGAAGCTGGTAAGAGGGTCATCGCCGTCGAGATTGACGCTCGCATGGTCCTCGAGCTGCAGCGCCGCTTCCAGGGCACCCCTCACTCCAACCGCCTGCAG GTGATTCAAGGAGATGTGCTGAAGACTGAGCTTCCCTATTTCGATATATGTGTGGCAAACATCCCTTATCAAATCTCATCTCCCTTGACCTTCAAGTTATTGAAGCATCAACCTGCTTTCCGATGTGCCATTATAATGTTTCAGAGGGAATTTGCGATGAGACTGGTCGCACAGCCCGGTGACAAGCTCTACTGTCGTCTTACCGTCAACACCCAACTCTTGTCCCGGGTATCTCACCTCCTCAAAGTCGGAAGGAACAATTTTCGCCCCCCGCCTAAGGTGGATTCCTCTGTCGTTCGAATCGAGCCCAGGAAACCGGCTTTACAAGTGAACCAAAGGGAGTGGGATGGCTTTTTGCGGATCTGTTTCAATAGGAAAAACAAAACCCTTGGCTCAATTTTTAGGCAGAAAAGTGTCATCAATCTGCTCGAGAAGAATTACAAGACCCTACAGGCGCTTAATCCTGCAACAGCCCAAGAAGAGGATACTAATGATGTGATGGAGTTTATGGATGAGGACATGGAGATGGATGATGATGGAGTCGATGATGGGATGGAGATGGAGGTGGAGGATGGTAATGCGGAAGGGGAGATATCCGAATTCAAGAAAAAGGTGCTGGATGTGTTGAAGAAGTCTGGTTTTGAAGGCGAAAGGTCCTCCAAGCTCAAATTACAGCAATTTTTAGACCTACTTTCCCAGTTCAACAAGGATGGTATACACTTCTCCTGA
- the LOC103419155 gene encoding uncharacterized protein, which produces MDPRKCTLSGGATSFAMAPPSILNRLNEKAQFGKEERDTGHVVEAGVDIDIREVYFLIMHFLSLGPCQRTFEQFGNDLLEHQLLPRRFHAWFSRSGIGSDNNEDATSFPLSYSNLVERYPHIERDHLVKLLRQLLLSIATPLHGKVGRSTLNAADVPTLLGTDSFSLLDSDRNKENERVKPLPAHLRWPYMQADQIHGLSLREIGGGFAKHHRAPSIRSACYAIAKPSTMVQKMNNKKKLRGHRNAVYCAIFDRSGRYVITGADDRLVKIWSMETALCLASCRGHEGDITDLAVSSNNALVASASNDFSIRVWRLPDGFPISVLQGHTGAVTAIAFSPRLSAVYQLLSSSDDGTCRIWDARSSQCPLRIYMPKPSETSTGKSNAITITGSSSSNGPQSHQILCCAYNANGTVFVTGSSDTFARVWNALKSNTDNSEQPIHEMDVLAGHENDVNYVQFSGCVIPSKSSFSDSVKEETNGKFKNSWFCHNNIVTCSRDGSAIIWVPRSHKFHGKVGRWTRAYHLKVPPPPLPPQPPRGGPRQRFLPTPRGVNMIVWSLDNRFVLAAIMDCRICVWNAVDGSLVHSLTGHTASSYVLDVHPFNPRIAMSAGYDGQTIVWDIWEGVPIKIYELGHVKLVDGKFSADGTSIVLSDDVGQIYLINTGEGESQKDAEYDQFFLGDYRPLARDEFGYLIDQETQLSTYRRNLQDPLCDSSMIPYPEPYQSTYQQRRLGALGMEWRPSSMKFSVGVDINTGQEYMMPPLPDLERMIEPLPDFIDAMLWEPENEVVSEDTDSEYNVTDENSSEGEKGNISTSSSSDPDCSEEDSEAGCSHKDGLRRSRRKRPRVESSERRVKKRRVGEHDRIISGIKRTKNSKGGQKVSKRKSSKAKTLRPQRVAARNARTVFSQNPGTSTEGEDDWEDDSSNSESLQQEFHTQSDDGDFQIMQQNHTKEEPSRHGFINIAKPRVVCSSQSNVRSMPKLVFKIKKQEAPRDVKLKDNNQADLVSPSSRYQDITPDNRIINSSVDPDSSSVDVVDLKFSRNLIANDLTDTGETVKTENSLEASTSYQDSRVRLEAATGSLASFNVHIEEMNNVHRDEEHTGTRAFEDLDGLKSRELSHTEEALVSSSFDSPALGEHKQKGIEGSPEIEEFARRKHSGDYASLKFPAQNSTSSRDLIPNDSSSMDPNSNFGVRKVGGGAGRSTSLKFVCKHRTNSEGSGGNVKEYATNINDHHDSGMDLPAAATNAIRGTRTFKIKATSRKVDSVSCSPKLRWGHQTLGTSKDAEDSCSKLCDQIHQRPKSTRSHQGSCNDYGQSSSTRSMLVNPAGKLPWLMLSKHEDGYRYIPQLGDEVVYLRQGHQEYLKLVKNSEEGPWGPWESIKENIKVAEICKVESLVYASLPGSGESCCKIKLRFVDPSSAILGKALKLTLPEIDFNDFIVEKTWYDASIGRNWTTGEECAVWWRDSISDEGGTWWVGRIVRCQAKSHEFPDSPWLRYEVRYENDDETHLHCPWELRGPSIVDDPSSCEQPHIDSESKEKLLCIFSNLQQKDLQTIQQLNQAVQKADFCNSFPVQLFPELIQSRLENDYYRSLEAVKHDIMVMMSNAQHYFKRNELQARIKHISKRFKKKLSKL; this is translated from the exons ATGGATCCTCGGAAGTGTACTTTGTCTGGTGGTGCAACTTCTTTTGCTATGGCACCTCCAAGCATTTTGAATAGGTTAAATGAGAAGGCTCAGTTTGGGAAAGAAGAGAGGGATACAGGTCATGTTGTCGAGGCTGGAGTCGATATAGACATTAGAGAGGTTTATTTTTTGATTATGCATTTTCTGTCTCTTGGGCCATGCCAGAGGACTTTCGAACAGTTTGGGAATGATCTTCTGGAACATCAGCTTCTACCTAGAAGGTTTCATGCTTGGTTTTCAAGGAGCGGAATAGGAAGTGACAATAATGAGGATGCTACCTCTTTCCCATTGAGTTACAGCAACTTGGTTGAAAG GTATCCTCATATAGAGAGAGATCACTTGGTAAAGCTTCTAAGGCAACTGCTACTGAGTATAGCCACTCCTTTACATGGCAAGGTTGGAAGAAGTACTCTGAATGCAGCTGATGTCCCTACATTACTGGGAACTGATTCCTTCTCGCTTCTGGATA GTGATAGGAATAAGGAAAATGAGAGAGTTAAGCCCCTGCCAGCTCACCTGCGTTGGCCTTACATGCAGGCTGATCAAATTCATGGCCTTAGTTTAAGGGAAATTGGAGGAGGTTTTGCAAAGCATCATCGAGCTCCATCCATTCGCTCTGCATGTTATGCGATTGCTAAACCATCAACTATGGTGCAGAAGATGAACAACAAAAAGAAGCTACGGGGGCACCGTAATGCTGTCTACTGTG CCATTTTTGATCGGTCCGGGAGATATGTTATCACGGGTGCAGATGATCGGCTTGTGAAGATATGGTCAATGGAAACTGCACTTTGCTTGGCTAGCTGTCGTGGACATGAA GGAGACATTACTGACTTGGCTGTAAGTTCGAACAATGCTTTGGTGGCATCTGCTTCAAATGACTTTTCCATTCGAGTT TGGCGTTTGCCAGATGGATTTCCAATTTCAGTTCTTCAGGGGCATACTGGGGCTGTGACTGCTATTGCTTTTAGTCCCAGGCTTAGTGCTGTTTACCAACTTCTATC GTCATCAGATGATGGGACTTGTCGAATCTGGGATGCTAGGTCCTCCCAATGCCCGCTGCGAATATACATGCCAAAACCTTCAGAGACTTCAACTG GGAAGAGCAATGCTATTACAATCACTGGATCCTCCTCGAGCAATGGTCCACAGAGCCATCAAATACTTTGTTGTGCTTACAATGCCAATGGGACTGTTTTTGTCACTGGTAGCTCTGACACTTTTGCAAGG GTCTGGAATGCTTTAAAATCTAATACTGATAACTCAGAACAACCAATACATGAGATGGATGTACTGGCGGGCCATGAGAATGACGTGAATTATGTCCAATTCAG TGGTTGTGTCATTCCTTCAAAGTCTTCATTTTCTGACTCGGTCAAGGAGGAGACTAATGGGAAGTTCAAAAATTCCTG GTTTTGTCACAACAACATAGTTACCTGCTCTCGTGATGGCAGTGCCATTATATGGGTTCCAAGATCACATAAATTCCAT GGAAAAGTTGGACGTTGGACACGTGCATATCATCTAAAAGTTCCACCTCCCCCACTGCCTCCTCAGCCTCCTCGAGGAGGCCCACGTCAAAGATTTCTTCCCACCCCTCGTGGTGTTAACATGATTGTGTGGAGCCTGGATAACCGCTTTGTGCTTGCAGCTATCATGG ATTGCAGAATTTGTGTTTGGAATGCTGTTGATGGTAGCTTAGTACATTCTTTAACTGGTCACACTGCATCG TCTTATGTTTTGGATGTTCATCCCTTCAATCCTCGAATTGCTATGAGTGCTGGGTATGATGGGCAAACAATAGTTTGGGAT ATATGGGAGGGCGTGCCTATTAAGATATATGAACTTGGACACGTAAAGTTGGTTGATGGGAAGTTTTCGGC GGATGGTACATCAATAGTACTTTCAGACGATGTTGGCCaaatatatttaataaacaCAGGTGAAGGTGAGTCTCAAAAAGATGCTGAATATGATCAG TTCTTCCTTGGGGATTATCGCCCCCTTGCACGGGATGAGTTTGGATATCTTATTGATCAG GAGACACAACTTTCCACTTACCGGAGGAATCTTCAAGATCCTCTATGTGATTCAA GTATGATACCATACCCCGAACCTTATCAGAGTACATACCAGCAACGAAGACTTGGTGCTCTGGGCATGGAATGGCGTCCATCATCCATGAAATTTTCTGTTGGTGTGGATATCAATACAGGCCAAGAATATATGATGCCTCCTTTGCCAGATTTGGAGAGAATGATCGAACCACTACCAGATTTTATTGATGCCATGTTATGGGAACCAGAAAATGAGGTTGTAAGTGAAGATACTGATTCGGAGTATAATGTTACTGATGAAAATTCCAGTGAAGGGGAGAAAGGAAATATTAGCACCAGTTCTTCTAGTGATCCAGACTGCAGCGAAGAAGACAGTGAAGCTGGATGCAGTCATAAGGATGGCCTTCGTCGATCAAGGAGAAAAAGACCAAGG GTTGAGTCTTCTGAGAGGCGTGTCAAGAAAAGGAGAGTGGGTGAGCATGATCGCATTATATCTGGGATTAAAAGAACTAAAAATTCAAAAGGTGGCCAGAAAGTTTCAAAGAGGAAGTCTTCTAAAGCAAAGACATTGAGACCCCAGCGAGTAGCAGCACGCAATGCTCGAACTGTGTTTTCTCAGAACCCTGGAACATCTACAGAAGGAGAAGATGATTGGGAAGATGATTCATCTAATAGTGAGTCTCTTCAGCAAGAATTCCACACTCAAAGTGATGATGGGGACTTCCAGATAATGCAACAAAACCATACTAAAGAAGAACCATCTCGACATGGGTTTATCAATATAGCGAAGCCACGTGTAGTTTGTTCGTCTCAGTCAAACGTCAGAAGCATGCCGAAATTGGTTTTTAAGATTAAGAAGCAAGAGGCTCCAAGGGATGTAAAACTCAAAGATAATAATCAGGCTGATTTGGTGTCTCCATCTTCTAGATATCAAGATATCACTCCAGATAACAGGATTATTAACAGCTCTGTGGATCCAGATTCCTCTTCGGTGGATGTGGTTGACCTAAAGTTTTCAAGAAATCTCATAGCCAATGATTTGACAGATACTGGGGAAACTGTAAAGACAGAGAATTCTTTGGAAGCATCCACAAGTTACCAGGATAGCAGAGTCAGATTGGAAGCAGCTACTGGGTCGCTTGCTAGTTTTAATGTCCATATAGAAGAGATGAATAATGTCCATCG GGATGAGGAACATACTGGAACACGTGCATTTGAGGATCTGGATGGTCTCAAAAGTAGAGAGCTTTCTCATACTGAAGAGGCCCTTGTATCTTCATCATTTGATTCCCCCGCTTTGGGCGAGCACAAACAAAAAGGAATTGAGGGTTCTCCGGAGATAGAGGAGTTTGCTAGAAGAAAGCACTCTGGTGATTATGCTTCTCTTAAATTTCCTGCACAAAACTCCACAAGTTCTAGAGATTTAATCCCCAACGATTCTTCAAGCATGgatccaaattcaaattttggggTACGGAAAGTGGGTGGAGGTGCTGGCAGATCAACTTCTTTGAAGTTTGTTTGCAAGCACAGGACTAATTCAGAAGGTTCTGGTGGTAATGTCAAAGAATATGCAACAAATATCAACGACCATCATGATTCAGGAATGGATCTCCCCGCTGCTGCAACCAATGCTATACGCGGAACAAGAACCTTTAAGATCAAAGCAACTTCACGGAAGGTGGACTCTGTGAGCTGTAGCCCTAAGTTGAGATGGGGCCATCAAACATTGGGGACATCAAAGGATGCAGAAGACTCCTGTTCTAAATTGTGTGACCAGATTCATCAAAGACCAAAGTCTACGAGAAGTCATCAGGGTTCATGTAATGACTATGGCCAAAGTTCTTCAACCCGAAGCATGTTAGTTAACCCCGCTGGAAAGTTGCCATGGTTGATGTTGTCAAAACATGAGGATGGTTACCGTTATATTCCTCAGCTAGGTGATGAAGTTGTATACCTGAGACAG GGCCATCAAGAGTATCTAAAACTAGTCAAGAATTCAGAGGAGGGTCCTTGGGGTCCTTGGGAATCAATTAAGGAAAACATCAAAGTTGCGGAAATTTGCAAGGTTGAAAGCCTCGTTTATGCTTCACTGCCTGGTTCGGGGGAGAGTTGCTGTAAAATCAAACTTAGATTTGTAGACCCTTCTTCTGCTATCCTTGGTAAAGCATTGAAGTTGACTTTGcctgaaattgattttaatgatttcaTTGTTGAGAAAACGTGGTATGATGCTTCTATTGGAAGAAACTGGACCACTGGGGAGGAATGCGCGGTTTGGTGGAGGGATTCAATTTCAGATGAAGGTGGGACTTGGTGGGTAGGTCGAATTGTTCGGTGCCAGGCCAAGTCACATGAGTTTCCCGATAGCCCTTGGTTAAGATATGAGGTTCGGTATGAGAATGATGATGAAACCCATTTGCATTGTCCTTGGGAATTGCGTGGACCGTCCATAGTAGATGATCCATCCTCATGCGAACAGCCCCATATTGATTCTGAAAGCAAAGAGAAGCTTCTGTGTATTTTTTCTAACTTACAACAGAAG GACTTGCAAACAATCCAACAATTGAATCAAGCTGTTCAGAAGGCGGATTTCTGCAACAG CTTTCCTGTGCAATTGTTCCCTGAACTAATCCAGTCGAGGTTAGAGAACGACTATTATAGAAGCTTGGAAGCTGTGAAGCATGATATAATGGTTATGATGTCAAATGCCCAGCATTACTTCAAgagaaatgaattgcaagccCGGATTAAGCACATCTCGAAAAGGTTTAAGAAGAAACTGTCAAAGTTGTAG